The Rhodococcus opacus B4 genome contains the following window.
AGCCGTTCACTACCCGCCGCGTAGACCGCGATCTCATGGAATCGGAGATCGAACGCCGAGGCCTGTACCCAGTCCTCTCGGTGAATCGCGAGGGACATGCGCCCGAGCGTTTGTTCGAGTTCGGCGATCAGTGAAGCCGGGGCGCCGCGAGTGACGAGCCGAATCAGTGCGGCGCGTTCGACGGTCGCACGGGCGAAGTAGAGATCCTCCAAGTCCTCTGCGGTCAGCACCCGGACGGTGATCCCGCGGTGCGGGGTGCGCACGAGCAGCTCTTCTTGCACCAGCCGTTGCAATCCCTCACGAACGGGCCCGCGGCTCGTGCGGAACTGCGCGGCCAGTTCCACCTCGTTGAGCGGCATACCCGGTGCGAATGTGCCGTCGAAGATGCGTTGACGTATCTGCGACGTCACGACAGCGGCGAGTGTGCGCTTCGGTACATCGTTGTCGGGTGGCGCTTTTCGCATATTCACGGTCCCTCCTTGGCGGTGCTTTGGGCCGGACGGGTGCAGCGTCAGCTCTGGCGGCTGCGGCGGGCGTTGATGCCTTGACCGATGAGGGTCACGCTCAATGCCGTGATGAAGATGGCGAGACCGGGATAGATGACCAGACCCGGTGCGGCGGACATGAAGGGCTGGGCATCGGCGAGCATGGATCCCCAGTCGGCGTCGGGTGGTTGCACGCCCAGCCCTAGAAAGGACAGGGCGCCGACGGTGATGAGTTTGTGCCCGAAGCGCAGTGCCGCGTGTGCGGTGAGCGGGCTCAGTGCGTTGGGAAGGATGTGCCGGAAGACGATGAAGGTGGACGAGCAGCCGAGCGCGCGAGCGGCTTCGATGAAGTCGCGTGAGTCTATTTCCAGCGTCAACCCTCTTGCGAGTCGGGCGAACGGGGTCCATCCGCCGATGACGAGGGCGAGGATCAGCGTCGTGTATCCGGCGCCGAGGATGGACACCAGGAACATGGCCACGATCATTTCGGGAAAGGCGAGCAGGACGTCGGTGACCCGCATGACGAACTGGTCGAGGGCGCCGCGTCGCCTGGCGCAGACGATGCCGATGAGGGTGCCGCTCACCGCGCAGATCGCCAGGGTGATGGCGGCAATCGAGACAGAGAAGCGGCCGCCGTCCATCAGCCGGCTCAGCACGTCGCGGCCGAGTTGATCGGTGCCGAGCCAATGGCTGCTCGAGCTCGGTGCCAGCCGGTCGCTGAGGTTTTGGGCCGACGGGTTGTAGGGCATGATCCACGGGGTCAGCACAAGGATGACGGTGATCGCCACGATGACGGCGATGCCGATGATCAGGCTGACCGGGGTGTTCCGCAGGGCGTGTACGGCCCGGCTCGGGGTGGAGGCGCGGCGTGGGGCGGGTCGCTCTGGCCGGCTGGGCGCCGGTGCAGTCGGGTTGTCAAGCAGGGACATTCGCTGACCTCACCGTCGGATTGATGTAGGTGTACAGCACATCGGTCGCGGTGGTGATGATGACGGCCAGCGCGACGATGCTGATGATCGATGCTTGGATCACCGGGACGTCCCCGTTCATGACGGAGTCGTAGAGCAGCCGGCCCATGCCCGGCACCGCGAAGATGACCTCCACGACGACGGAACCACCGAGCAGACCTGCCAGCCACACCGAGAACAAGGTGACCACGGGCAGGAGCGAATTCCGCACGCCGTGCCGGACCATCGTCTCCCGGAACGTCAGGCCGCGGGCCCGTGATGCGGTGATGTGCGGGGATTCGAGGACGTCGACCATCGAGGCCCGGGTGACTTGCGTGAAGTAGCTCATCGGCCGCAGCGCCAGGGTCAGGCAGGGAAGGATCATCGAGGACGGGCCGGTCCAGCCCGCCGACGGCAAGGCGCCGAGTTTGAGCGCGAACATCAGGATCAGCACGGGGGCGAGCCAGTACTCGGGGATCGCGACGAAAGCTTGGGTGATAGTGGTGATTACGGTGTCCGTCGGTGTGCCCCGCTTGATGGCGGCGATGGATCCGAGGGGCAGGGCGAACAGTAACGCCACCAGCAGCGAGGTGACTGCCAGTATCGCGGTGACCGAGAGTGCGTGCCCGATCATCTCCATGACCGGGGATCGGCTGGTGTACGACAACCCGAGGTCACCGGTGACGGCCTTGGCCAACCAGTCGAAATACTGCACGACGAGCGGCCGGTCGAGCCCGTAGGCGGCGCGGAGACGCTCGACGACCTCCGGATCCATGGTGACGTCGTTGACCCTTGCTCGGAGAATCTTCCGCGCCGGGTCACCGGGGTGATGTACGGGATGAGGAAGACGACGAACGAGACGATCAGCAAGGTGGCGACGAGCACGGACATGCGTCGGACGATGGCGATCACTACACACCTCCTTCGGTATTTCGGTCTCAGCGGCGGCGACGGTTCAGCGGACCAGGTCGAGGACTCGGAAGAAGGCCCCGGCCGGGGGCAGGAACCAGGGCGGTCCGAAGTGGCCGGGCACCGGCAGGAAGGTCAGATCTCTCCACGGATTCGCCGTGGTGTCGCCGGTGACGATGTGGGAGAGGACCTTTCCCATGTGGGTGGCCATTTGCACGCCGTGGCCGCTGTAGCCGACGGAGTAGTACAGGCCGTCTTGTTCGCCCGCGTGCACCATCTGATCGACCGACATGTCGACCAGACCACCCCAGCAGTAGTCGATGCCGACATCGGCGAGCTGCGGGTAGACCTTGGTCATGGCCCGCTTCAGGATCTGACCGCTCTTGATGTCGGATCCGCTGTTCGACATCGCAAACCGCGCACGACCACCGAAGAGGAGCCGGTTGTCCGGGGTGATGCGGAAGTAGTAGAGCAGGTGCTTGCTGTCGGCGGCGACGCGTTTGCGGGGGAGCAGCTCGTCGACGACGTGCTGGGGGAGCGGTTCGGTGACGATGATGAAACTGCCGATCGGCACGATCCGGCGCCGCAGCCAGGGGGTCAGGCCTCCGGTGTAGCCGCTGGTGGCGACGACGACCTGGTCGGCCCGCACCACACCCCGAGCGGTCTGGATGTCGTGCTGGTATCCGTCCCGTTTGGTCATGGCGGTGACCTTGCAGCCCTCGTGGATCGACACGCCGTTGGCGGCGGCCGCCCGCGCGAGCCCGTGGACGAGTTTGCCGACGTGTACCCCGGCGCCGAGGGGGTCGACCATCGCGCCGTGGTAGAAGGAACTGCCGATCTCGTCGCGAATGTCCTGGGGCGGGATCAGGGCGACGTCTTGGCCGGTGTACTTGCTGATCAGTTCCGCGGACCGCTCGAATCCGGTGTAGTGACTGGGTTTGCAGGCCAACGTCAGTTTCCCGGTGCGCTCGAATGCGCAGTCGATGCCCTCGGTGGTGACGAGGTCTTCGATCGTGTCGATGGCGGCGTTGTAGGCGAGGAACATCTCCCTCGCCCGTTCGGGTCCGTACCGTCGCACCGCGGTGGGAAAGGAAATGGCCAGCCCGGTGGTGGCCATGCCCCCATTGCGTCCGGAGGCACCCCATCCGATCGTGTGCTCCTCGAGCAGCACCACCGAGGCGCCGGCTCGCGCCACATGCAGTGCGGTCGACAGCCCGGTGAGACCGGCGCCGATGACGGCGACGTCGGCGTGCGCGGGCACATCGTTGCGGCGGTAGTCCGCTCCTGGCTCGGCCGTGTCCAGCCAGTAGGACCCGAGCTTCACGATGCGTCCGCGGTGCTCATCGCGCGCAGCCCGAGCAGCGCCGGCACTCCGCCCAGGTCCGTGGTCTCGGCGTAGCCGTAGAACGGTGTAGACGGATCGTAGCCACGGTTGACGTAGACCTTGTGCGTGATTCGAAGCTCGTGCGCCGGTATCACGTCGTACCAGATGTGCGAGGAGACGTGCAGGATCTCACTCGGTTTGGCATCGAGTTGGTCGAGCATGTACTCGAACGCCCGGTAGCGGGGCTTGTAGGCACCGGCCTGCTCGGCGGTGAAGACCCGGTGGAAGTCGACACCGAGTTGCTCGATGTTGCGGGCCAGCATGCTGTCGACCGCATTGGACAAGATCACCAGCGGATATTCCGCGGCCAATGCCGCGAGAGGTTCCGGCACGTCCGGGTGCGGGCCCCACGAGCCGACCGCCTCGATGATGGCGTCGACGTCCGAGGGCTTGAACTGAATTCGCCAGCGGTTGCAGGCGCGGAGCCAGGAGTCGCGCAGCAGCTGGGGATACAACTTGAACGGCCCGAGCACTTCATCCATCCGGTATGCCCGGAAGTCGGCATTGAAGGCCGCGACATCGGCAGGGGCGATTGTGTCTTTGATGAGCGGCGCGACCGCCTCGGCCATCTGGAAGTTGGTCAGTGTCCCGTAGCAGTCGAACGTGATGAACTTGGGTTCGAAATCGCTCAGTTCCATGACGGTGAAATGTCCTTTCCTGTCAGCTGTTGGAGACGGTGAGATCCGGGGTGACGGCGTATCGCGCGAGGGGGTCGTCGACGAAACTCTCGATGGTCTCCAGCCGTGCGGCGGTGGTCTGTTCGTGGGCGATGAAGGTGGTGACGGCGTCCGCTTGCAACTGCGAGGCGACGTCGGCGTAGATCGCGTTCCGTCGTTGCGGGTCGTTCTCGGTGTTCGCGGCGCTCAGTTGCGCGTCGATCGCCGGATCGCAGTACTGGCTGATGTTGAATCCCCCACCGCAGGAGTAGTCGGCGGTGAGAAACCCCAGAGGATCGGCGATGTCGGTGAGGTGATTACGGGACAGCAGCGCGAGGTCGTATGAGCCGTCCAACAGCGAGGGCTCGATTGCCGAGTAGTCACTGACCTGCACGCCGACGTCGATTCCGATCTCGGCCAGGTTGGCTTGGATCACCGCGGCGAGGTCCGCGAACTCGGGGCGCTCGGTGTAGGCGAGCAGCGTCAGCTTCAGTTGTCCCGGTGCGTATCCCGCTGCGGTGAGCAGACGGCGGGCCTGGTCGAGGTTGCGGTTCACCGGTTGAGAATCGGGGGCCCACGCTTCGGTGGGCGCGAACGGTCCGATGGCCGGGTGCGCCTGCCCGCCGAAGACACTGGCGGTGATCGACTCGACGTCGACCGCAGCCTGCACGGCCTTACGCACCTCGGGATTGTCGAACGGTGCCCGGGATTGATTGAAATACAGGCCGGTGGTGCGCGGGGTGAACGCACTACTGACCTTGATGCGCGCATCGCCCTCGAGCTCCGGGACGGTCGATGCGGGAAGTCCGAGGGCGATCTGCGACTCACCGGTGCGGACCTGCGTGGCCCGGGTGGCGCCCTCCGGAATGAACCGGGCCGTCACCGACTTGAGCGGTACGTTCCCGCCCCAGTAGGCGGTGTTTCCTTCCAGGGTCATCGACTGGGCCGGGGTTTGCGCGACCGGAGTGTAGGGGCCGGTGCAGTGCGAGAGCGGGTCGATGCCGGTGCCGGTGTACGCGGCCGGCGCCAGAATTCCGGTGTTGATACTCGCCAAACGGAAGGGCACCAGCGCGCTCGGTTCGGGAGTGCGTATCCGCACAGTCGAATCATTCAGTGCTTCAACGGACGTGATCAGCTTCGGAGTGAAGGCCCGGGGCGGAGCATCTGCTCGGAGTAGGTATTGCAGGGAGGCGACCACGGCGGCCGTCGTGAGGTCGGTCCCGTCCTGGAATTTCACCCCCTCTCGAAGCGTGAAGTCCCAGGCCGTGGGTTCGGTCTGAACCCACTCCGTTGCCAGAAGCGGCACGAGTGCGCCGGCCTCGGCGTCGTATTTCACCAGGGTTTCGAGGCAACCGACTTGGGAGAGGACGAACGCGTCGTCGGTTTCGAGGGAGTAGTTCGCCCGCGGGGTGAATTGCAGGCTGACCGTCAGATTGTCGGCGGAGCCCGAACCGCTGGTTGTGCTGCCTTCGAAACTGCCACAGGCAGTTGCAGCGAGTGCTCCGGCCACAACGACGGCCGGCCATCGAACACATCTTGAGATTCGCATGAATGCCACCAAGGAATTGGGATGGACCGGCCGGGGAAGGTGCCGGTTTTGAACCAGCCAGAGCTTCGTGGGTCTGGTTGACAATCAAACTAAGGAGGCTCCGTAAACATTGTCAACAACTACATCATTGCGGTCCATGTTGTTAACACTTGCGCAACACCCGCAGATGCCTTGTGGCCCTGATTTACTCCCGCGGGTGGGGCGAGTGCCGGACCTCTTCGGAGAGTGATCGGAGTGCATCCACCGCTGCCGCCTCCTTCCGGTAGACCGAAGATTCTCGGCGCGGCTGGGTTCCTAGAACGGTTACTGTACAGCGCAATCCGTGGCCAAGGCATCGAAATGGGGATCGGACGCCGAACGGGCTGCGGTGCCGCGAATCCGACGGTAATACGCCGTCCATGCTTTCGGTCGCAGCGCTGGGTTCGGGCATGAAAAGGCTGTGTCACGGGCCCAATTCCCGAAAATGGCGATCCCGCGACGGATTCGCGTCCCGCTGTTAACAATGTTGCCGTTGTAGCTGACTGGGCGTCGTCGAACGTGAACCCGGGAACGTCGTTCGCGTTGACGGAACCCTGACGAGGTCCTAATGTATCAGGTGAAATATCACGGTGTCACTGTCGACGCCTCATCCAGAGACAGGACCTCCTTCATGAGGAATCACCCCGCGATCTCAGCCACCGACACGAGCTCTGTGGGCAGCCATGCGCCGAAACACGAACACGGAGCTCATGCGCACTCCCGCACTGCCAGCGGACATGCCGACCACGCCCACGACGACCAGCGCCACGAGAACCACGGCCACGGTGACCACAGCCCCGGTCACGGCCATCCTCACGGCGACCACGATGACCAGCGCCACGACGACCACAGCCCCGGTCATGGGCACGGCCACGGACACGGCGACCACGATGACCACGACCACGGACACGGCGCCCTGGCCAAGCTCAAGCACATCTTCGTTCCGCACTCACACGACGCCAACGAGGCGATCCAATCGGCTCAGGAATCGAGCGGCCAAGGCATTCGCGCGGCATGGATCGGCCTCGCGGGAATGATGACCACGGCGATCCTGCAGATCTTCATCGTCGCGATATCCGGCTCGATCGCCCTTCTCGCCGACACCCTGCACAACCTCGGACACGCCATGACCACCATTCCGCTGGTCATCGCCTTCAGGATCGGACAACGCGCCGCCAGCAAGCGCTACAGCTACGGCTACCGACGCGCAGAAGATCTTGTCGGGGTGCTGATTTCGCTGGTCATCGCCGCATCGGCCGCCCTGATCATCTACGAATCGATCGATGCGTTGATCAACCCACGACCTCTGACGAACCTGGGTTGGGTCTTCGCCGCCGGCCTCGTCGGCGCCCTCGGCAACGAGGTCGTCGCGGTCTACCGGATCCGTACCGGCCGCAAGATCGGCTCAGCAGCGTTGATCGCCGAAGGTCAGCATGCCCGCGCCGACGGATTGACCTCCATCGCCGTGGTCGTGGGCGTCATCGGTGTCTGGTTCGGATTCGAACGCCTCGATGCCATCATCGGGCTGTTCATCGCAGCGGCCATCCTGTGGATCCTGTTCAACTCCATGCGCACCATCTGCCGCCGACTGATGGACGGGGTCGACCCGGGCGTCATCGAAAGCATGACGACGACCGTGGCCGCCGTCGACGGCGTGGTCGACGTCGATCGTGTCCGAGCTCGCTGGAGCGGTCACCGGATGGAGGCCGACGCCAATGTCGTTGTCTCCAAGGGACTGAGCGTGGTGGACGGCCATCACATCGCCGAACAGGTCCAACACCAGCTGCTGCACACCACGCCGCACCTGGAAGAGGTCGTCGTCCACCTCCACCCGGACCTGAGCGCCGGCGAACTCGACGAGCTGCACGAGCTGTCCGGACACCATGCCAGCGCCGAAGCGCGCAGCCGCTATCTGGCGAAAACCCGCAGGTAACCGGCGCAACCCGCGGCGGCCCAACCCATCTCCAGGCGCACCGGCCGACCCCTGCCGCGGACACCGACCACCACTGAGCACTATGCACACATTTGGAGGCAAAGACCATGTCTGGTGACACTACGAGCGGCGAGCACGACTTCGTCGTACGGGAGTTGACCATCGACGACCTGCCCGAAGCTCGCGCACTGATGTTGCGGTCGGTAGTCGAGGACTTCGGGGATGAATACGATCCCCGCGTCCACGCCGACATCGACGACATGATCGGCTGGTATCTCGAACCCGAGGGCCCATTCATGCTGGTCGTGGCAGATCGCGCGACGGGGGAACTGCTCGCCACCGGCGGCATCCGCGGGGGAGCGCTGAAGGAAGGACTGAGCCCGCAGAACCTCGTCGAGCGGTATCGGGACGGCCACACCGGCCAACTGGTTCGCGTCTACGTCCTTCGCGAACACCGCCGGCGCGGCATCGCACGTATCGTCGTCGACGCCGTCCTCGAACGCGTTGCGCAGGAAGGCATTTACGCGACGATCGCGCTGCACACCTTTCGGCATTCACCAGGGGCAATCCCATTCTGGCTCTCCATGGGCGCCCGGATCATCGAAGACGACACCACCGGGATATCTCGCGCGATCTTCCTCGAAATCCCGGTCGACGACGCAACCGCAGCCCACTGCTGCAAGTCCACCGCATACAGCCAGTCCAGCATCTGAAATTTTCGTATCCACCCGAGAAAGTCCGTATCCAACCGAGAAGGCAGGCGAACACATGACCAAGCGACGTGACCTCTTCATCTTCGTACCCGAAACCGGCAAGGCCGAGCAGGCCCAGGCCTACCTCGGCGAGTGGCTTCGTTCACTCGACGGCCACCCCGGATATCTCGGTGGCTCCGTGCTCAAGGAAGTCGCGAACGAACTGCTCCCCGACACCCTGGTCCTCGTGCTCGAGTTCGAGTCCACCGAGGCGGCGCGCGCACTGTGGCCCAAGATCGAGAACACCGTCAACCCGCTGTACCCGGACGACAAGTCCGACAAGTCACCCGACCAGGGCACCGCCTTCTTCGACGGAACCAAGCAGGCCGTGGCCGCCGGTGGACCGCTGCCACTCAAATTCACCCGAGGCAACGGGCTGCTCGCGCGAATGCTGCACATTCACGCCGCCGAGGTCGACGAGTTCGCCACCGCCGCCACCGCCGCCGTCTGACCTCGACTCTTCGACGTCCGACTCACAGATCCAGGAGAAAACCACCATGGAGACGACCGGCATACTGTGGCACCCGCAGACGCACATGCCCACCGCTCCGCAAGAGCGTCTGGTGATTACGGCCGGCGACGGCGCATGGGTGACTACCGAGGACGGCCAGCGGTTGCTCGATCTGCCGGCCGGCCTCTGGTACGCCAACGTCGGCCACGGACGCGCACGCATCGCGGACGCGGCAGCGGCACAGATCCGCACACTCGAGACGTACCACCTGTTCGGGGCACACGCCAACAAGCCCGCCCTCGAGCTCGCCGAACGGGTGTCCGCGCTGCTCCCCATCGACGACGCCTCGATCTTCTTCACCTCCGGCGGCTCGGATTCCGTCGACACCGCCTGCAAGCTGGCCCGCCGATACTGGAACGTCCTCGGCAAGGACACCAAGAAGACCATCCTCAGCCGGCGCGGCGGCTACCACGGTCTTCACGGCTTCGGCACCTCCATCGCCGGCCTCGACTTCAACCGCGAGGGATACGGCACCGCCTCACTGATTCCCGACACCGCCCGGGTCCCGCAAACAGACCTCGCCGGCACGGCCGAGGTCATCGATCGACTCGGGCCCGAGAACATCGCCGCGATCATCGTCGAACCCGTCATCGGCACCGGCGGAGTCGTACCACCACCCGAGGGCTACCTACCCGGCCTCGCCGCCCTGGCGAAAAACCACGACATCCTGCTCATCGCCGACGAGGTGATCACCGGATTCGGCCGGACAGGGCACTGGTTCGGCTGCACCCGGTGGGGCATCGAACCGGACATCATCACCATGGCCAAGGGCATCACCTCGGGATATCTCCCGCTCGGTGTGGTCGGCATCGCACCCAGGGTCGCCGAGCCGTTCTTCATCGGCGCCGACGCGCCCATCTTCCGCCACGGCCTCACCTACTCAGGCCACGCCACCGCGTGCGCGGTGGCATCAGCCAACCTCGACATCATCGAGGAAGAAGACCTCGTTCGCAGAGCCGCGGACCTGGAACCCGTGCTCGCACAGGCCCTGACACCACTGACCCGATCACCCTTCGTCGCCGAGGTCCGCGCCATCGGCCTGATGGCCGGAATCCAGTTACATCCCGACATCGACGGAAACGAAGTGGTGCGCGACTGCCGGCGAGAAGGTGTCCTGACCCGGCTCCTGGCCGACAACACGCTGCATGTCTGCCCACCGTTCGTCATCACCAAAGAGGAGATCGAATTCGCGATGTCGGTGATCGGCGACCAACTCTCCGCGCTCGAAGACAAGGCGGCCTGACATGACCAGCATCGACGCGGCCACCAAACCCGCACTGGTCTCAGCTCTGGCGATCCCCACCGGATTTCTCGCCGGAACCCGAACACGGCAACCTCTTCGAGGTGATCGACCCCGCCACCGAACGGATCGTCGCCACCGCACCGGACTGCTCGGTCG
Protein-coding sequences here:
- a CDS encoding aspartate aminotransferase family protein; its protein translation is METTGILWHPQTHMPTAPQERLVITAGDGAWVTTEDGQRLLDLPAGLWYANVGHGRARIADAAAAQIRTLETYHLFGAHANKPALELAERVSALLPIDDASIFFTSGGSDSVDTACKLARRYWNVLGKDTKKTILSRRGGYHGLHGFGTSIAGLDFNREGYGTASLIPDTARVPQTDLAGTAEVIDRLGPENIAAIIVEPVIGTGGVVPPPEGYLPGLAALAKNHDILLIADEVITGFGRTGHWFGCTRWGIEPDIITMAKGITSGYLPLGVVGIAPRVAEPFFIGADAPIFRHGLTYSGHATACAVASANLDIIEEEDLVRRAADLEPVLAQALTPLTRSPFVAEVRAIGLMAGIQLHPDIDGNEVVRDCRREGVLTRLLADNTLHVCPPFVITKEEIEFAMSVIGDQLSALEDKAA
- a CDS encoding NAD(P)/FAD-dependent oxidoreductase produces the protein MKLGSYWLDTAEPGADYRRNDVPAHADVAVIGAGLTGLSTALHVARAGASVVLLEEHTIGWGASGRNGGMATTGLAISFPTAVRRYGPERAREMFLAYNAAIDTIEDLVTTEGIDCAFERTGKLTLACKPSHYTGFERSAELISKYTGQDVALIPPQDIRDEIGSSFYHGAMVDPLGAGVHVGKLVHGLARAAAANGVSIHEGCKVTAMTKRDGYQHDIQTARGVVRADQVVVATSGYTGGLTPWLRRRIVPIGSFIIVTEPLPQHVVDELLPRKRVAADSKHLLYYFRITPDNRLLFGGRARFAMSNSGSDIKSGQILKRAMTKVYPQLADVGIDYCWGGLVDMSVDQMVHAGEQDGLYYSVGYSGHGVQMATHMGKVLSHIVTGDTTANPWRDLTFLPVPGHFGPPWFLPPAGAFFRVLDLVR
- a CDS encoding GNAT family N-acetyltransferase — translated: MSGDTTSGEHDFVVRELTIDDLPEARALMLRSVVEDFGDEYDPRVHADIDDMIGWYLEPEGPFMLVVADRATGELLATGGIRGGALKEGLSPQNLVERYRDGHTGQLVRVYVLREHRRRGIARIVVDAVLERVAQEGIYATIALHTFRHSPGAIPFWLSMGARIIEDDTTGISRAIFLEIPVDDATAAHCCKSTAYSQSSI
- a CDS encoding ABC transporter substrate-binding protein encodes the protein MRISRCVRWPAVVVAGALAATACGSFEGSTTSGSGSADNLTVSLQFTPRANYSLETDDAFVLSQVGCLETLVKYDAEAGALVPLLATEWVQTEPTAWDFTLREGVKFQDGTDLTTAAVVASLQYLLRADAPPRAFTPKLITSVEALNDSTVRIRTPEPSALVPFRLASINTGILAPAAYTGTGIDPLSHCTGPYTPVAQTPAQSMTLEGNTAYWGGNVPLKSVTARFIPEGATRATQVRTGESQIALGLPASTVPELEGDARIKVSSAFTPRTTGLYFNQSRAPFDNPEVRKAVQAAVDVESITASVFGGQAHPAIGPFAPTEAWAPDSQPVNRNLDQARRLLTAAGYAPGQLKLTLLAYTERPEFADLAAVIQANLAEIGIDVGVQVSDYSAIEPSLLDGSYDLALLSRNHLTDIADPLGFLTADYSCGGGFNISQYCDPAIDAQLSAANTENDPQRRNAIYADVASQLQADAVTTFIAHEQTTAARLETIESFVDDPLARYAVTPDLTVSNS
- a CDS encoding haloacid dehalogenase type II encodes the protein MELSDFEPKFITFDCYGTLTNFQMAEAVAPLIKDTIAPADVAAFNADFRAYRMDEVLGPFKLYPQLLRDSWLRACNRWRIQFKPSDVDAIIEAVGSWGPHPDVPEPLAALAAEYPLVILSNAVDSMLARNIEQLGVDFHRVFTAEQAGAYKPRYRAFEYMLDQLDAKPSEILHVSSHIWYDVIPAHELRITHKVYVNRGYDPSTPFYGYAETTDLGGVPALLGLRAMSTADAS
- a CDS encoding cation diffusion facilitator family transporter; its protein translation is MGLAGMMTTAILQIFIVAISGSIALLADTLHNLGHAMTTIPLVIAFRIGQRAASKRYSYGYRRAEDLVGVLISLVIAASAALIIYESIDALINPRPLTNLGWVFAAGLVGALGNEVVAVYRIRTGRKIGSAALIAEGQHARADGLTSIAVVVGVIGVWFGFERLDAIIGLFIAAAILWILFNSMRTICRRLMDGVDPGVIESMTTTVAAVDGVVDVDRVRARWSGHRMEADANVVVSKGLSVVDGHHIAEQVQHQLLHTTPHLEEVVVHLHPDLSAGELDELHELSGHHASAEARSRYLAKTRR
- a CDS encoding ABC transporter permease, producing MSLLDNPTAPAPSRPERPAPRRASTPSRAVHALRNTPVSLIIGIAVIVAITVILVLTPWIMPYNPSAQNLSDRLAPSSSSHWLGTDQLGRDVLSRLMDGGRFSVSIAAITLAICAVSGTLIGIVCARRRGALDQFVMRVTDVLLAFPEMIVAMFLVSILGAGYTTLILALVIGGWTPFARLARGLTLEIDSRDFIEAARALGCSSTFIVFRHILPNALSPLTAHAALRFGHKLITVGALSFLGLGVQPPDADWGSMLADAQPFMSAAPGLVIYPGLAIFITALSVTLIGQGINARRSRQS
- a CDS encoding GntR family transcriptional regulator — protein: MRKAPPDNDVPKRTLAAVVTSQIRQRIFDGTFAPGMPLNEVELAAQFRTSRGPVREGLQRLVQEELLVRTPHRGITVRVLTAEDLEDLYFARATVERAALIRLVTRGAPASLIAELEQTLGRMSLAIHREDWVQASAFDLRFHEIAVYAAGSERLTTMYAQLAGQTRLGLNMLVGTYKGRGDLLDEHQHLLRLITTGNLPALIEALDAHFGDAMNTLTTHRDDTSAIAVAVAHTHQHHGG